The following is a genomic window from Bombina bombina isolate aBomBom1 chromosome 3, aBomBom1.pri, whole genome shotgun sequence.
GAAACAAATCTCTGttcaaaaaaatcttttttaatctAGTGGGCAtcataaaactttaaagggacataaaacccaattttttgatgatttagaaagagcatgcataaCTTTTCTTTTGACTTCTAGCTAATTTGCTTTCTCTTCTCTTgaaatactttgttgaaaagcatatctaaataggctcaatagctgctgattgggggctgcacacagatgcctggttcacctatgtgcattgctatttcttcacaaaagtatatctaaaaaaaatgaagcaaattatataataggaattttgtttaaaattgtattctctttccgaattatgaaagaaaaatgttgagtttcttgtccctttaatgaagaaatatgataatatatattatatttgtgtggCTTAGTTGACATGGTTTGAGTGGtctaaggttaaacacatatttactaTGAATAATGAGTATacaatgtaaatatgtatttgaaaCTTCTTTCAGGTATCAACATTTTTGACACAAGGCGTAATGTTGTTTGAACATATGATTTGGTTAATGCAATAGAGTTAGCAACGAGCCATTGCTGTAACTCTGTCCAATAGTGTACATGCATGGTATTGgtatctatgagtaagcaccttGTATGGTGCGAAACGCGTAAGATCATTGTGATTTCATGggcttacatttttaataaagcattgttttttaatttacacctTGGTTTTGAGTACACCCTCCGGTACAATTATCTTATGCATGCGGTTTGTTAAGGTAGCACCACTGCAGCGTTCAGTTTGATGTTGCTCGTGCCCTCTCCAGGAAGAACTCATGGGACCTATGTAGCAGCACAACAGTTTTAGCTTATTAAAAGATCAAATTAAACTTttcacaactttccaattgacctcttttatcaaatttcctttattctcttggtatcctttgttaaagagtatacctagattggctcaggagcagcaatactctactgggagttagctaaatatattgggtgagccaatgatgacttatgtgtgcaaccaccaatcaccagctagctcccagtaatttattgctgctcctgagtctacctaggtatgcttatcaacaaaggataccaagagaataaagcaaatgtgataatggaagaaaatttgaaagttgtttaaaatgatatgctctgtctgaatcacaaataattaattttatctCTGTCTCTTCATTGCTCTAGCTTTACAAGGTCacttaacataatttttatttctcCCTTTTAGGTAAAGCATTTGATGAAAGCCTCCATATACAGTAGCCATGGTTCAACTTTTACCTGCCCAGGAAGCAGCCAGGATTTATCACACCAACTATGTGAGAAATGCTCGTGCTATTGGTGTCTTGTGGGCTGTGTTTACTATATGCTACTCCATCATCATGAtggaaatctttatacagccttacTGGATTGGTGACAGTATTAACACCCCTCAAGCAGGTTATTTTGGATTGTTCAGCTACTGTATTGGAAATGCCCTGACATCAGAACTTATCTGCAAGGGCAGCGCACTTGACTTTGCAAGCATCCCCTCGGGGGCCTTCAAGACAGCCATGTTTTTTGTTGGTATCTCCATGTTCCTGATCTTAGGCTCCATGCTCTgcttcagtctattttttttctgcAACTCTGCCACCGTATACAAGGTCTGTGCGTGGATGCAGCTGGCTGCAGGTAAGGAACAACATATCTAACGTACATTAAGGAGATATTTAacacttttgtgtaaaaattgtgctttgtcccacactccctagagatgccaaaaagcaaaatctataacctacattttaaaaatgctgcaaattgcagcAATTTGATTTCCAGCATTTGTAGGATACAGATTTTGTTCATAGTTCTtcccactatgggctagattacaagtggagtgcaaaaatattagctctattgtgtGTAGGATTGTCAGCTGTCCTCCATTAAAATACAGATAACCTAAAGATGACTGGGCATGATGGTCTGTGGGGTCAAACAATGCCTCCCACCACCACAAAAGTTCTACCTTGCACTACACTCTTGATTCTACATTTCTATTTTTCACAATTAGGCAGTCATTTTACCGCTTGGCTGCCATTAACGTACAAATCAATAACTGTActtctttggttgccagtaacagaTGTAATCTGTAGAGATGTGACCCCTTTGACTGTCCCTcatttctttctgctccatatttataatgcattgaggcataggagATACTACACTCATGGACATTTAAGTATCCAATATTTTTGTGAAGATATTATTAgacagtctgctaaaatactgAACTATCCAGTTAAAtacaggacacctggcaaccctaattgtGTGCTAACATCGCTCAATTTAAATCAAAAGCggttttatttttgtgctcatattacaaattgaaagtatttTCTATAGACTGAACGAAAGCCTATGGCATACTAACATCTGGATGTTGTATAGTATGGGTATGCTAAAACCCTCAGGTTATAGACTTTTATGGTGTAGGGGCACTGAAAAAAAGTCATGTTGGCTATcacttgagccctttccagtctggcaccttgtcatataccatatccctttaaatcactatttttatttttattttcatatagtaaatctttattttacatttaatatgtagaaatataaaataatttattctatTATATTTTTTGCTTGATTCTCAGTTGTTAATACTTTACGTCAGGGCTCCAAAAGTACATTATTTAGCATTAGCACTATTTTGTGTTGAATATGAGACCTCTCAACACAAAACAAAATGCAAATATcaaccaaataaatctgaatttgAATTACTCTAAATATAAAAAGTCAACAGACCAATATGAAACACttctagttcatttgtgccatatagataacattgtactcactcccgtagagttatttctgagtcagcactgattggctaaaatgcaagtctgccaaaagcactgagataagggggcagtctgtagatgcttagatacaaggtgtattaatataacagtgttggttatgcaaaagtgaggaatgggtaacaaagggattatctatctttttaaacaataaacattttcaagtagactgtccctttaaataagtacatTAAATTACAAGTGTCTTGCATCAGTGTCCCCACTAGATCATAAAATGTGATTGTGCAACAATCTGACCACAAGCCTAAATACCTATTCCTTTTTTTTCACCTCTGTCTGGTGCTTTGCTCTTTTTGATGACATTACAGTAACTTGGAATGAGTTAGTTGGGTGGTCTATTATTGatataattgctttttttttaccataaaaaattaaatattatttattccaAATTAGCAAGTGAGAATAAAAATTAAACAGTTGTTCTCTAATTGTATATTGAAGAAAAAGAATATATaactaactttaaccccttaatgaccggaccatttttcagttttcttacccttaatgacaatggctatttttacatttctgcagtgtttgtgtttagctgtaattttgctcttactcatttactgtacccacacatattatataccgtttttctcgccattaaatggactttctaaagataccatttttttcatcacatcttataatttaatataaaaaatatataaaatatgaggaaaaaatggaaaaaaacacactttttctaactttgacctccaaaatctgttacacatctacaaccaccaaaaaacacccatgctaaatagtttctaaattttgtcctgagtttagaaatacccaatggttacatgttgtttgctttttttgcaagttatagggcaataagtacaagtagaactttgctatttccaaaccactttttttcaaaattagcgctagttacattggaacactgata
Proteins encoded in this region:
- the LHFPL5 gene encoding LHFPL tetraspan subfamily member 5 protein, which gives rise to MVQLLPAQEAARIYHTNYVRNARAIGVLWAVFTICYSIIMMEIFIQPYWIGDSINTPQAGYFGLFSYCIGNALTSELICKGSALDFASIPSGAFKTAMFFVGISMFLILGSMLCFSLFFFCNSATVYKVCAWMQLAAAGGLMIGCLIYPDGWDSVEVKRMCGDKTDKYSIGYCTIRWAYILAIIAIMDALILSFLAFVLGNRQDSLLPEDFKIQNKENSRHPGIQLE